A single genomic interval of Apis cerana isolate GH-2021 linkage group LG2, AcerK_1.0, whole genome shotgun sequence harbors:
- the LOC107996778 gene encoding epidermal growth factor receptor kinase substrate 8 isoform X2 → MPYYNSGHSPSTYNKDGGSSGPSSTSGGRVSSSEPTYMMEHLATFTVTKETGIVYPADGMRRLLQLEKSNGIWSQKMQLRLERNWVLIMDNETGAVMERFPASLIQEPTAFTSRDPMEMYNNILVFTVADDSGSGQRAEMHIFQCQSISAQDLVEDLKMLQMGKLVPGGSPRGPRGRIPPPPTLPPPEPPLNGVNVREQVSAFSANNADSQNDISREENNDEVSSTSSEKYERDVTILNHCFDDIEKFIARLQYAAAASKELERRRRNRKSKKRNLGDGMLTMRAKPPPEMEFIDIFQKFKLSFNLLAKLKAHIHDPNAPELVHFLFTPLALIVDASHDTNYDPNLPSKVVSPLLTREAVNLLINCVTSKETELWHSLGDTWLIPRDQWKGHVPPYHPIFMDGWSPEYPIPEDRDHDHLASLLNADKQKRDELPEQQNDSYYNHREVDESHYSSDYLEYESREERAGNEYFDRNYGTGSELYGREERVVDQTRAHSDISVDSIERTPRTAGMERAQEAWLDDLVARHAKIVQVTYPRTANNDKELTVVRGEYLEILDDSRKWWKARNSRGQVAHVPHTIVTPHNPSHSNDNDVFNNPLYTSRYPRQGHSYNYEDSEIERTSTSPGPEATHRTHAIPPPAPADWVRKERLGKKDESNEETTSIGSNEVTIKSNINEKTSSINEDRKPKSNEVTEVVEIHAPPPNVREEIAKEMSSLTSTITPPPPPPPPLENQISVSSNNSCKSATLKRLKTEKQVQEELKQVLMIFREKKEYYGKSIDREPVLDQYSTPREVQNWLTFKGYSEKICKQLRDMTGSEIFGLTKRQLEYYDIAEGAKLFNQILLARNENKTKNSRTSELKQILEKARHKIEEQ, encoded by the exons ATGCCGTATTACAATAGCGGACATAGTCCTTCCACCTATAACAAAG ATGGAGGGTCGAGTGGTCCATCGAGCACATCTGGTGGCCGTGTGAGTAGTTCCGAGCCGACATACATGATGGAGCATTTGGCCACGTTCACGGTCACGAAGGAAACCGGTATTGTTTATCCAGCGGATGGTATGCGGCGACTTTTGCAATTGGAGAAGAGTAACGGCATCTGGAGTCAAAAGATGCAGCTCCGTCTGGAACGGAACTGGGTACTGATTATGGACAATGAGACAGGG GCCGTCATGGAGCGTTTCCCAGCCTCGTTGATACAGGAACCGACCGCGTTCACGTCGAGGGATCCTATGGAGATGTATAACAACATTCTCGTCTTCACAGTGGCGGATGACAGTGGTTCCGGTCAACGAGCAGAAATGCATATATTCCAGTGTCAAAGTATCTCGGCACAAGATCTCGTCGAGGATTTGAAGATGTTGCAAATGGGTAAATTGGTGCCCGGTGGTTCGCCAAGAGGTCCAAGAGGACGTATTCCACCGCCTCCCACTTTGCCACCGCCAGAACCACCCTTAAACGGGGTTAATGTCCGAGAACAAGTATCAGCATTTAGTGCTAACAATG CCGACAGTCAAAATGATATATCTCGCGAGGAGAACAATGACGAAGTGTCCTCGACATCTTCCGAAAAATATGAACGCGACGTGACGATCCTGAATCATTGTTTcgatgatattgaaaaatttatcgcgcgTCTGCAATATGCGGCGGCCGCTTCTAAGGAATTGGAACGTCGAAGGCGCAATCGAAagtcgaagaaaagaaatctcgGTGACGGAATGCTGACAATGAGAGCCAAACCACCACCAGAGATGGAATTCATCGATATCTTCCAGAAATTTAAGCTGTCGTTTAATTTGCTGGCTAAGTTGAAGGCTCATATCCACGACCCCAACGCTCCTGAACTAGTGCATTTTCTCTTTACGCCGCTTGCTTTGATCGTGGACGCATCTCACGATACTAATTATGATCCTAACTTGCCAAGCAAAGTTGTATCACCGTTATTGACCAGAGAAGCGGTAAATTTGTTGATTAACTGCGTCACAAGTAAAGAGACGGAGCTTTGGCATTCATTGGGCGATACGTGGTTAATACCACGCGATCAATGGAAAGGTCACGTTCCCCCCTATCACCCTATCTTCATGGATGGTTGGTCCCCCGAGTATCCAATACCAGAAGACAGAGACCACGATCATCTTGCTTCGTTATTGAACGCTGACAAACAGAAGAGGGACGAACTCCCTGAACAACAGAACGATTCGTACTATAATCATCGAGAAGTTGACGAATCTCATTATAGCAGTGATTATTTGGAATACGAGAGCAGAGAAGAGCGTGCCGGTAACgaatattttgatagaaattaCGGTACCGGTTCAGAGTTGTATGGTAGAGAAGAAAGAGTGGTCGATCAAACGAGAGCGCATAGCGATATATCCGTAGACTCGATCGAAAGAACACCGAGAACTGCTGGTATGGAAAGAGCTCAGGAAGCTTGGTTAGACGACTTAGTGGCTAGACACGCGAAAATCGTGCAAGTTACTTATCCGAGGACGGCAAACAACGATAAAGAATTGACAGTTGTTAGAGGTGAATACCTAGAGATTCTCGATGATAGCAGGAAATGGTGGAAGGCAAGAAATTCCAGAGGCCAGGTTGCGCATGTGCCACATACTATTGTCACACCTCACAATCCTTCCCATTCTAACGACAATGATGTTTTCAACAATCCTTTGTACACGAGTCGATATCCGAGGCAGGGGCACAGCTATAATTACGAG gatTCTGAAATCGAAAGGACCAGCACAAGTCCAGGACCTGAAGCCACTCATCGAACGCATGCAATTCCACCTCCCGCACCTGCAGATTGGGTGAGAAAAGAAAGACTTGGGAAAAAAG ATGAATCTAACGAAGAAACGACGTCTATCGGTAGTAACGAAGTaacaattaaatctaatatcaatgaaaaaacATCATCCATTAATGAAGATCGGAAACCAAAATCCAATGAGGTGACGGAAGTGGTTGAAATTCACGCACCACCTCCGAACGTACGTGAAGAAATCGCGAAGGAAATGTCATCATTAACATCAACAATTACTCCACCACCACCTCCACCGCCTCCTCTAGAGAATCAGATATCtgtttcttcgaataattcaTGCAAATCAGCTACATTGAAGA GGCTGAAAACCGAGAAACAAGTACAGGAAGAACTGAAACaagtattaatgatatttcgtGAGAAGAAAGAGTATTATGGCAAGAGTATAGATCGTGAGCCTGTCTTGGATCAATATTCCACACCTAGAGAAGTGCAAAATTGGCTTACATTTAAAGGATATTCAGAAAA aATTTGTAAACAATTAAGAGATATGACTGGTTCAGAGATATTTGGTTTAACAAAAAGACAATTGGAATATTATGATATCGCGGAAGGTGCCAAacttttcaatcaaattttattagcacgaaatgaaaataag acgaAGAATTCTCGAACATCggaattgaaacaaatattagaaaaagctCGACACAAAATTGAGGAACAATGA
- the LOC107996778 gene encoding epidermal growth factor receptor kinase substrate 8 isoform X1 — protein MPYYNSGHSPSTYNKDGGSSGPSSTSGGRVSSSEPTYMMEHLATFTVTKETGIVYPADGMRRLLQLEKSNGIWSQKMQLRLERNWVLIMDNETGAVMERFPASLIQEPTAFTSRDPMEMYNNILVFTVADDSGSGQRAEMHIFQCQSISAQDLVEDLKMLQMGKLVPGGSPRGPRGRIPPPPTLPPPEPPLNGVNVREQVSAFSANNADSQNDISREENNDEVSSTSSEKYERDVTILNHCFDDIEKFIARLQYAAAASKELERRRRNRKSKKRNLGDGMLTMRAKPPPEMEFIDIFQKFKLSFNLLAKLKAHIHDPNAPELVHFLFTPLALIVDASHDTNYDPNLPSKVVSPLLTREAVNLLINCVTSKETELWHSLGDTWLIPRDQWKGHVPPYHPIFMDGWSPEYPIPEDRDHDHLASLLNADKQKRDELPEQQNDSYYNHREVDESHYSSDYLEYESREERAGNEYFDRNYGTGSELYGREERVVDQTRAHSDISVDSIERTPRTAGMERAQEAWLDDLVARHAKIVQVTYPRTANNDKELTVVRGEYLEILDDSRKWWKARNSRGQVAHVPHTIVTPHNPSHSNDNDVFNNPLYTSRYPRQGHSYNYEDSEIERTSTSPGPEATHRTHAIPPPAPADWVRKERLGKKDESNEETTSIGSNEVTIKSNINEKTSSINEDRKPKSNEVTEVVEIHAPPPNVREEIAKEMSSLTSTITPPPPPPPPLENQISVSSNNSCKSATLKSNRTIGGLKTEKQVQEELKQVLMIFREKKEYYGKSIDREPVLDQYSTPREVQNWLTFKGYSEKICKQLRDMTGSEIFGLTKRQLEYYDIAEGAKLFNQILLARNENKTKNSRTSELKQILEKARHKIEEQ, from the exons ATGCCGTATTACAATAGCGGACATAGTCCTTCCACCTATAACAAAG ATGGAGGGTCGAGTGGTCCATCGAGCACATCTGGTGGCCGTGTGAGTAGTTCCGAGCCGACATACATGATGGAGCATTTGGCCACGTTCACGGTCACGAAGGAAACCGGTATTGTTTATCCAGCGGATGGTATGCGGCGACTTTTGCAATTGGAGAAGAGTAACGGCATCTGGAGTCAAAAGATGCAGCTCCGTCTGGAACGGAACTGGGTACTGATTATGGACAATGAGACAGGG GCCGTCATGGAGCGTTTCCCAGCCTCGTTGATACAGGAACCGACCGCGTTCACGTCGAGGGATCCTATGGAGATGTATAACAACATTCTCGTCTTCACAGTGGCGGATGACAGTGGTTCCGGTCAACGAGCAGAAATGCATATATTCCAGTGTCAAAGTATCTCGGCACAAGATCTCGTCGAGGATTTGAAGATGTTGCAAATGGGTAAATTGGTGCCCGGTGGTTCGCCAAGAGGTCCAAGAGGACGTATTCCACCGCCTCCCACTTTGCCACCGCCAGAACCACCCTTAAACGGGGTTAATGTCCGAGAACAAGTATCAGCATTTAGTGCTAACAATG CCGACAGTCAAAATGATATATCTCGCGAGGAGAACAATGACGAAGTGTCCTCGACATCTTCCGAAAAATATGAACGCGACGTGACGATCCTGAATCATTGTTTcgatgatattgaaaaatttatcgcgcgTCTGCAATATGCGGCGGCCGCTTCTAAGGAATTGGAACGTCGAAGGCGCAATCGAAagtcgaagaaaagaaatctcgGTGACGGAATGCTGACAATGAGAGCCAAACCACCACCAGAGATGGAATTCATCGATATCTTCCAGAAATTTAAGCTGTCGTTTAATTTGCTGGCTAAGTTGAAGGCTCATATCCACGACCCCAACGCTCCTGAACTAGTGCATTTTCTCTTTACGCCGCTTGCTTTGATCGTGGACGCATCTCACGATACTAATTATGATCCTAACTTGCCAAGCAAAGTTGTATCACCGTTATTGACCAGAGAAGCGGTAAATTTGTTGATTAACTGCGTCACAAGTAAAGAGACGGAGCTTTGGCATTCATTGGGCGATACGTGGTTAATACCACGCGATCAATGGAAAGGTCACGTTCCCCCCTATCACCCTATCTTCATGGATGGTTGGTCCCCCGAGTATCCAATACCAGAAGACAGAGACCACGATCATCTTGCTTCGTTATTGAACGCTGACAAACAGAAGAGGGACGAACTCCCTGAACAACAGAACGATTCGTACTATAATCATCGAGAAGTTGACGAATCTCATTATAGCAGTGATTATTTGGAATACGAGAGCAGAGAAGAGCGTGCCGGTAACgaatattttgatagaaattaCGGTACCGGTTCAGAGTTGTATGGTAGAGAAGAAAGAGTGGTCGATCAAACGAGAGCGCATAGCGATATATCCGTAGACTCGATCGAAAGAACACCGAGAACTGCTGGTATGGAAAGAGCTCAGGAAGCTTGGTTAGACGACTTAGTGGCTAGACACGCGAAAATCGTGCAAGTTACTTATCCGAGGACGGCAAACAACGATAAAGAATTGACAGTTGTTAGAGGTGAATACCTAGAGATTCTCGATGATAGCAGGAAATGGTGGAAGGCAAGAAATTCCAGAGGCCAGGTTGCGCATGTGCCACATACTATTGTCACACCTCACAATCCTTCCCATTCTAACGACAATGATGTTTTCAACAATCCTTTGTACACGAGTCGATATCCGAGGCAGGGGCACAGCTATAATTACGAG gatTCTGAAATCGAAAGGACCAGCACAAGTCCAGGACCTGAAGCCACTCATCGAACGCATGCAATTCCACCTCCCGCACCTGCAGATTGGGTGAGAAAAGAAAGACTTGGGAAAAAAG ATGAATCTAACGAAGAAACGACGTCTATCGGTAGTAACGAAGTaacaattaaatctaatatcaatgaaaaaacATCATCCATTAATGAAGATCGGAAACCAAAATCCAATGAGGTGACGGAAGTGGTTGAAATTCACGCACCACCTCCGAACGTACGTGAAGAAATCGCGAAGGAAATGTCATCATTAACATCAACAATTACTCCACCACCACCTCCACCGCCTCCTCTAGAGAATCAGATATCtgtttcttcgaataattcaTGCAAATCAGCTACATTGAAGAGTAATCGTACAATTGGCg GGCTGAAAACCGAGAAACAAGTACAGGAAGAACTGAAACaagtattaatgatatttcgtGAGAAGAAAGAGTATTATGGCAAGAGTATAGATCGTGAGCCTGTCTTGGATCAATATTCCACACCTAGAGAAGTGCAAAATTGGCTTACATTTAAAGGATATTCAGAAAA aATTTGTAAACAATTAAGAGATATGACTGGTTCAGAGATATTTGGTTTAACAAAAAGACAATTGGAATATTATGATATCGCGGAAGGTGCCAAacttttcaatcaaattttattagcacgaaatgaaaataag acgaAGAATTCTCGAACATCggaattgaaacaaatattagaaaaagctCGACACAAAATTGAGGAACAATGA